Within the Planctomycetia bacterium genome, the region GGTCGTCTACCCCGATAGCAAAGATGCTGCGAATCGGGTCGCGTACGCGTATAATCGCCAAGGGGAGGCCCTGGCGATGACCGATCAAAACGGCACGGCGCACGTCTACGATCTCGACGGACTCGGCCGAAAGACCGCCGACCGCGTCACGACTGTCGGCAGCGGCATCGACGCCGCCGTCCGCCGTCTGGAGACGGTATATGACGAGCGACAGCAAGTCGAAACGCGCGCGAGTTACTCGGCCCCGAACGGCCGGCTCATCCAACGGCGTCGCTCGTCGCGCCGCTTTCGATGCCACCGCCGTGCGCGTGATTCGCGGCGGGGCCGTTCGCCTCGACCGGCGTTGTGGCGTTCCTGCAACGGACAGACGAAACGTCGTCCGGTCCGCTTGCCGGAAGCCTCGAACTCGACCGATTCCGCCGTCTCGTTCGCATCGTAGCCCGAGTCGACGAGCACGTAACGCGTCGCGTGCGGAAGCCGCCCGAGCTTGTCGGGCACGGTCCGTCGCTCGCGCACGTGAGCTTGTTCGACCGACGCCGAGAGCGGCCACACTACGCCGTTCTTCTCGGCCGAAACGGCGACTTCGTAGCTGTAGCCTTCGACCCAGCCGTGATACTCCGAGTAAGTCCAAGTCGCATCGACGTCGACGCCGCGCGGCACGCGACCGCAGAGTCGATCGCGCTTGTGCCAGTGCGCGCCGCGCGACGGCACGAGGCTCTTGTCGATCGCCGCGGCGCGAGCCCGAATCCGACCGAAACATACGGCGCGGCGACCTTCGAGTTCGATCGCCGCTTGCAACACGCGATGCGCGCGACGGAAGCGATCGAAGTATTGAGTGCGGCCGGGGAATCAGTCGGTTCCCAGCCACGCGCACAACGGCGCGCGATGTTCGCTGAGAAAGCGATACTGGGCCGACTTGCTCTTTCGGCGCTTCGCCGTGGCCGCCATAATCAACACCGCGAGCACCCAATCGGGCACCGTCGGCCTGCGACCGCGTCCGACGCGCGGCTCCAAAAACTCCGCCTTCCGACACGACGACACGGCCGAGCGCACCAGCGCTTCGAGGCCGTCGCCGGCCTTGGCGACGAACAAACGCCGAGCTACTTGAAGAACCGTTTTCTGTTGGCGCAAAAAACGTAACGCTCGGAGATCGGCGTGTTGAGACCACTTTAATACCGGACGCCTTCATCTATTTCTATCGGTGAGACTCTCAAGCCTAAGACACAAAGAGTGGACTTTTCCGATTCAAACGATCTTATGGTCGTCTAAGTGTCATCGTTACGTGATCGACGCAAGCTTCGTCGCGCCGTCGAGATGCCGAATCGGTTCTTGGTTAATTGAAACACGCTGTCGTCAGCAACATTGACGACGAAGGTTTCGAATCGAAATGAACGGCAATGTCGTCATGTTCGATACGACCCATCACGGTGCTCAAAACGGCCGATCTGTCGGCACGCGTGATGTATGGTTGGGGGTGACTTTGCGGACTTCGTTCGACTCGATGGTCGAACGCAGGGCCGATCCTCCCCAACCTTGAGCTCAGCATGTCGAATTCGCAGCCGGTCGTCGTCGAACGCGGTGAACCTCTCTCGAAGTCGTTTATTTGGCCCCTTCAATGTCGGTTCTACGAATCGCTCGGCATCGACGCTTGGTTGAGCGGGGTCATCCCTTCGAAGATCACGACGAACGCACACATCGCCCGCGTCTATGCCCGAATGATTGCGGCGCACATGGCCGACGTCGGAGCGGAGAACTTGACGATCGTCGAGCTCGGCGCCGGACACGGCCGTTTCGGCTTCCTCTGTACGTTGCATCTGCGCGAGATGGCCGCGGCCGGACTTTTACCGGCGAAGAAATGGACTTATGTCATGACCGATGTCGCCGAGCGCAATATCGGCTACTGGCAACAGCATGAGGCGTTGCGACCGCTGGTGGCCGAGGGAGTACTCGATTTCGCTCGCTTCGAGGCCGGAGTCGACACCGAAATCACGCTGCGCGAAAGCGGTCGGAGATTGGGCGTCGATACCAAAACCGAAAACTTGGTTCTCATCGCCAACTACTTCTTCGACTCGCTGCCGATCGACGCTTGGAAGGTGGAAGATGGTCGCTTGCTGCGCTGTTCGTCGCTCCTGACACTCAAGCCGGAAGCCACCTGCAGCGACACGACCGATGCGGCGATCATCGAACAACTGGAGCTCGATTGGGAATGCAACCCTGTCGAGAGCGCCGGCTACGCAGACGTCGAGAAGAACGAACTCGTCGAATACTTCCGCAGCACGATCGGCCACGGTGCGTTTACGCTCCCGGTCGGCGCGATCGACGCCGTGTCGATGCTTGAGTCTTGGTCGGAACGGGAAACGTTGCTTCTCGTCGCCGATAAGGGCTACGCCCGTGAGAGCGATCTCATCGGACGGCCTTTGCCGACGATGGTCCAGCATGGCTGCTTCTCTTTCAGCTTCAACTTCTGCGCGCTGGCGAAGTGGTTCGAGCGCCGCGGTGGCAAGACGTTACTGCCGACGAATCGGGACGGCGATCTCGAAGTCGCGGCGTTCGTCGGCGGTCGCACCGCGCGAGCAACGTCGCGATTGGATTTTACGTTCGCCGAAGGGGTGGGAAGCTTTAGTCCCGGCGACTATCATCAGATCATCCGCCGTTGCGAACGTACGATGCCCGAACTGCGGCATTGCCTCTCGCTGATCCGCCTAAGTTGCTTCGAACCGCAAGTGTTCCACGCCTTGCGCCGCATCATTCGAGCGCAACTCGACGAAGCGTCGGCCGCCGAGCGCCAAGCCGTGCGCGACATGCTCGTGCGAATCACCGACAACTATTTCCATCTCGACGAGCAAGACGTTCCGTTCGCCGTCGGGCTCGTCTATCAACAGCTCGGCGATTATGCCGATGCTGCGGCGCACTACCGTCGTTCGATGCGACTGTTCGGCGACGATTCGACGGCGTTGTTCAATCTTGCAACCTGCCTTGGACACGAAGGTGACCAAGACGAGGCCCTGCGTTGCGTACGAGTCGCGCTGGAGCTGGAGCCCGACTATCCCGAGGCTGTTGAGCTTCGAGCTCGGCTGGAAGATGAAGTCGTTTCCTCTGCCGTCGCGAATGCTTAGTCGGCGCGACCGCTCACCTCGTCTTTCTCACATATCGCTCTCGTTTTGCCCATCGGACCTCGAACCATGATCGCCTCCGCAACGCAGTACGAAACGCTTGAAGGACTCACCGCTTGGGTGAATCGACGTCTACCGGTTGACGAACTCAAGATGATTTCGGATCACCCATGGGCACGGACATACCGTGTTCGCTCGAACGGCGAAACGTACTACTTGAAGTCACTGCCGAGCGTGCAGCGATGTCCACTGTCGGGCATCGAACTTCTCTCGCGTCGGTTCGAGGATGCGGTGCCTAGCGTCGTCGCGTTCGATGCGACGGCCGGCCTGCTATTGCTGCGCGATCACGGCGGCGTCGAGAGGCAGGACGACGATTCCTTACGCGGCGAAGTCTTGTCGCGCTATGCTTCGCTGCAGTCGGAGGCGTCGAGACAGGCGGATCTTCTTGATCTCCTTCCCTCAATCGAACTCGCCGGCCTCGTCGATCGCTTCTGTGAATTCCTTGACCCGAAGGGCTCGCCGACCGATGGTGTCGGAGCCGAACACTTTCTCGGCGCCGAGCAGTCGCGATTCTTCTTCGATCGAATCGCACAGCGCAAGCCGCAGCTGCAACGCCTCGTGCTGGAAGCAATTCGCCTACCGGAGACGATCAATCATCTCGATCTGCGAATGCAGAACGTCGCCGTGCGCGAAGACGGTTCGGTCGTCCTCTTCGATTGGGACGAAGCCACGGCGGGACCGGCCGGGATGTCGCTGCATAACTTCTTCAGCGGTTGCTCGGTGCCGTTTCGGATTTTGCGCGAGTCCGACGCGGCGTCATCGATTTCAAGTCGGCAACGCACGCTCCTCGCGCGATACATGGCGACGCTCGTCGAACAGGGTTACGCTTCGCACGAGTCACTCGTCGCGGGGCTTCCCGGCTCGATTCTCGCCGGAGTGCTGCACTATCTCTTGAGCTATCGCAAGTTCCCGATGAAAGATGCCGACGATCGAGCGCAAGTCGCGAAGATCATCGTACGCCGCCTGGACGACGTGCTGACGCTTTGCGATCACGCCGCCATCGCTCTCCGTGAAGCTGTCATCACCTGTCTCGACGACTACGAAGAGGCCGACGCGCCGCAGCGGGCTCGCTACCTGCTCGAACAGTATCTGTCGGGCTCGCCCGACGACATCGAATTGAGACTTCGGCTTGCTCATGTTTGGAACTATCTCGGCGACGACGCCGCAGCCGAAGCGGCTTGCCGTCAAGCCTTGGACGCCGATAGTCGACATGCGGAGGCCCGAGCGTTGCTGGGCCGAATCTTCGTCGAACGATTGCAACTCGACGACGCCGTCGATCAGTTGCGGCTGGCTTCATCGTTCGCACCCGGCGATGAATCGGCTCGCCGTCGGCTTGACGACGCACTGCTCATGCAAGAGTTGGAACGGCATGCCGCCCAGCCCGGACGAGTTCCGACAATTCGCTTCACGCCCGACGAACTCCGGAGCGGAATCATCAGCCGAGCTAAGCGCCGGCTTACGGCACGATTATTTCGCAAGTACGGAACTCTGGTCGTCGAGAACGTTTTCGATGAGGCGTTGATGGATCGGCTGCTGGTCGAT harbors:
- a CDS encoding transposase; translated protein: MLQAAIELEGRRAVCFGRIRARAAAIDKSLVPSRGAHWHKRDRLCGRVPRGVDVDATWTYSEYHGWVEGYSYEVAVSAEKNGVVWPLSASVEQAHVRERRTVPDKLGRLPHATRYVLVDSGYDANETAESVEFEASGKRTGRRFVCPLQERHNAGRGERPRRESRARRWHRKRRDERRRWMSRPFGAE
- a CDS encoding tetratricopeptide repeat protein; translated protein: MSNSQPVVVERGEPLSKSFIWPLQCRFYESLGIDAWLSGVIPSKITTNAHIARVYARMIAAHMADVGAENLTIVELGAGHGRFGFLCTLHLREMAAAGLLPAKKWTYVMTDVAERNIGYWQQHEALRPLVAEGVLDFARFEAGVDTEITLRESGRRLGVDTKTENLVLIANYFFDSLPIDAWKVEDGRLLRCSSLLTLKPEATCSDTTDAAIIEQLELDWECNPVESAGYADVEKNELVEYFRSTIGHGAFTLPVGAIDAVSMLESWSERETLLLVADKGYARESDLIGRPLPTMVQHGCFSFSFNFCALAKWFERRGGKTLLPTNRDGDLEVAAFVGGRTARATSRLDFTFAEGVGSFSPGDYHQIIRRCERTMPELRHCLSLIRLSCFEPQVFHALRRIIRAQLDEASAAERQAVRDMLVRITDNYFHLDEQDVPFAVGLVYQQLGDYADAAAHYRRSMRLFGDDSTALFNLATCLGHEGDQDEALRCVRVALELEPDYPEAVELRARLEDEVVSSAVANA
- a CDS encoding phytanoyl-CoA dioxygenase family protein, producing the protein MIASATQYETLEGLTAWVNRRLPVDELKMISDHPWARTYRVRSNGETYYLKSLPSVQRCPLSGIELLSRRFEDAVPSVVAFDATAGLLLLRDHGGVERQDDDSLRGEVLSRYASLQSEASRQADLLDLLPSIELAGLVDRFCEFLDPKGSPTDGVGAEHFLGAEQSRFFFDRIAQRKPQLQRLVLEAIRLPETINHLDLRMQNVAVREDGSVVLFDWDEATAGPAGMSLHNFFSGCSVPFRILRESDAASSISSRQRTLLARYMATLVEQGYASHESLVAGLPGSILAGVLHYLLSYRKFPMKDADDRAQVAKIIVRRLDDVLTLCDHAAIALREAVITCLDDYEEADAPQRARYLLEQYLSGSPDDIELRLRLAHVWNYLGDDAAAEAACRQALDADSRHAEARALLGRIFVERLQLDDAVDQLRLASSFAPGDESARRRLDDALLMQELERHAAQPGRVPTIRFTPDELRSGIISRAKRRLTARLFRKYGTLVVENVFDEALMDRLLVDFSERYRSYLDEGRPDDALKVGNKRFMITVDVDGRFNDPALYSAPLLTPILARLLSDEYVMGSFTAVASMPGAAEMRVHKDHPALFDDEALSFALPTTAVTTLIPLRGFDLVMGTTRVWKGSHTVSSAAAAEMEYQDPCAPKGSCLLMDYRLSHQGLANRSQVVRPVLSVVYNRPWFRDSVNYELQAPLRMSRAEFERVPEPSQRLFAWTKP